ACCGTAAGGTTACAAGGCGCAGGCCGTGCTTAAGCGTGGTGACTTACGCCTTGACCACATTGGCTGCCGCTTGCAGATACTTGCCACGGCTGTCGACAATCAGGTCGCTATGCTTGCTGATCAGCTCGTAGTCAAAGCGGTCGTGATCGGTAGCCAGCAGGATGCAGTCGTATGCGGCCAACGTTTCGGCAGTCAGCGCCACGCTGGACAGCTCGAAGTGGTGCTCGCGCATCTTCGGGAACACCGGCACGTGCGGATCGCTGTAGCTGATGTCGGCGCCCAGATCGCGCAGTTTTTCCATCAGGAACACCGACGGGCTTTCGCGCATATCGTCGACGTTCTTCTTGTAGGCGATACCCAGTACCAGAATCTTGCTGCCGTTGATCGCCTTCTTGCGCTGGTTCAGTGCCGCGGCGATCTTGCTGATCACATAGTCCGGCATCGACGAGTTCACTTCACCAGCCAGCTCGATGAAGCGGGTGTGCACGCCGTATTCGCGCGCTTTCCAGGTTAGGTAGAACGGGTCGATCGGGATGCAGTGACCGCCCAGGCCCGGGCCGGGGTAGTAGGGCACGAAGCCGAACGGCTTGGTGGCGGCGGCGCGGATCACTTCGTGAATGTCGATGCCCATCTTGTCGGCGACGATCTTCATCTCGTTGACCAGGCCGATGTTGACCGCGCGGTGGATGTTCTCCAGCAGCTTGGTCATCTCGGCGGCGCGGGTGGACGACACCGGCACCACCTTGTCGATTACCGCGCTGTACAGGGCGACACCGACTTCCTGGCAGGCCTCGGTCACGCCGCCGCACACCTTGGGAATGGTGCGGGTAGTGAAGTCAGGGTTGCCCGGATCTTCGCGCTCCGGCGAGAACACTAGGAACGCATTCTCGCCAATCTTGAAACCGCGCGATTCGATGCGTGGCAGCAGCTCTTCGTCGGTGGTGCCCGGGTAGGTGGTCGATTCCAGTGACACCAGATGGCCTTCACGCAGGTAAGGCACCAGGCTGTCGATGGTGTTCAGCACGAAGGACAGGTCTGGCTCACGGTACTTGTTCAGTGGCGTCGGTACACACAGGATCAGCGCGTCGGCTTCCGGGGCGCGGCTGAAGTCGGTGGTGGCTTCGAAGTCGCGCTCACGAGCGAGCTGGATGCTGTCGGCGCTGATGTGCTCGATATAGCTTTTCCCTTGCTGCAGGCTGTCGACCTTGTTCTTGTCAATGTCAAAGCCGAGGACTTTGTAGCCGACTTCGGCAAAGCGCAGCATGAGCGGCAAGCCGACATAACCCAGTCCGACGATGCCGATCACGGCAGACTTGTCCTGAATGCGAGAGAGGAAGTTCTGTTTCACCAAGAGTCCAATACACAAAGCAGTGCCCATCACGGACACTGTCTAAAAGCGGAAAAAGTTAGTGCCGAATTGTGCTACCAGCCCCTGAAAAGAACAAGCTTGGCAGCGCTTTCGCAGTGTATTTTCTGCGGCAGGGCATGGGGGAAAGGCGGACTGTCCGCATTTGGTGGGCAAAATGGATTTGGGTGTTAGCGATATGCGGTAAAAGCAGACAAGGCCAGTCATGGTTAACCATGACCGGCCTTGTTGGTGCTGGCTGCGGCCGAAGTTTATTGTGCGGTGCGTATGACCGCCTATCAGGCCATCAGCGATTTGACGACATTGATGTAGTTCTGCATCGCTTCTTCGGCGCTTTGGCCCTTCAGCTTTTCCCACGAGTCAAACTTGGCGCGGTTGATGAAATCCATCATGCCCGGGCGTTCACCACTGACATCGCCGGCAGTGGCTTGCTTGAACAGGGAGTACAGCTGCAGCATGGTCTGGTTGTCCGGGCGTTCGGCCAGGGTGGTGACATCTTTTTGTGCTTGTTCAAACTGGGTTTTCAGATCGGACATGTGGACTCCTTGCGAAAGTGAGCGGCACTCTTGGTGGCCGGCTTGTTGATGTGTTGTTTGCTCTGCGCGGCAGCATGTTGGGCTGCCAAGCTGCTTATAATTTACCATGAAACGATCGTTTTAAAACGGACTGATTGCTCGTGCTGACCTTATCATTTTTGTCGCGAAGCAGAGTGCTAAGCAGTTGCATTCTTGTTGAGTGGGGGAGGGCGTCTTTTTTTGTCGAATCTTTCAATTCATATGTAATTTTTTGTTTCAAAGTATGGAATTTGTGCTGCTTGCCGGCTCGATCTCGGTTTACTGTAAGTAAATGGCTGTATCGTGGCGTGGCATGATCATTGCTCGTTACCGCGGAGATCAGGCAATCGTATTGTTTCTGCTAAGGGAAGATGAATGACGGATGGCTTAATGCCCCCCGCCGACCAGGTGCAGCAGCTGCAAGCGCAGCTGGCTGCGGCACTGGCTGAAATTGCCCACCTCAAGGAAAAGCTGGATGCCGCGCTGGACGGCACCGGCATCTGTATCTGGCAGGGGCATCCGCAAAGCGGCGACTTGACCGTATTCAACTACCAGAATTTCGAGATCGGCGACATGGCGCCGCACTTCGGCCTCTGGCTGGCCAAGCTGCATCCGCACGACAAGCAGGCGGTACTGGATAACTACTATGCGCACCTTGCCGGCAAGACCCCTTGCTACGAGGCGGTGTACCGCACGTTTGCCCCGGATGGAAGCGTGTGCTGGCTGTGGGATCGCGGCCGGGTGGTGGAGTGGGATGACGCTGGCCAGCCGCTGCGCATTCTGGGCGCTCACCGCGACATTACCCAAGAGAAAGAGCACGAGGCGCAGCTGGCGATGCAGGCGCGGCTGGACCCGCTGACCGGGCTGGCGAATCGTCGCGGCCTGCTCGATTTTCTGAAGAACATCGATCGTCGCGGCGGCAGCTACGCGCTGGCGATGGTGGATGTCGATCACTTCAAGCAGTTCAACGATCTGCACGGTCACGATATCGGTGACCGGGTGCTGATTGCCATTGCGCGCAGCCTGTCGGCGCCGTTGTCCGATTACGACCTGTGCGGGCGCTGGGGCGGGGAAGAGTTTCTGCTGGTGCTCGGCAATGCCGATATGGCCGCCGCCAACGACGTCATCGTGCAGCTGCACCAGGCGGTGCAACGCTTGACGGTCAGCTCCGGCGAGCAGGACTTGTCGACCACGGTCAGTATCGGTCTGACCGTGCACCAGCCGGGAGAAAGTTTCGATGAGGTGTTGCTGCGCGCCGACCGGGCGTTGCTGAGCGCCAAGCGCAAGGGGCGCAATATGGTCTGCCGCCGTTAGCGGCGCGGGCCGGCTGTGGCAAGAGGCTTGGGGCGCGTGCCCGACTGGCCTGCAATGAAACAGAAAAACGCCCCCGTACGGCAAGTGCCGTAACGGGGGCGTTCACGTTCGGATGACGGGGCTTAGTTCAGGCCCGGCATGGTGTAGCCTTCGATCTTGGCGGCGCTGACCAGCTTGGTCAGGTAGTCGTGCATCGCCTGACGGCCAGCCATTTCGTTCAGGTACTGCCCCAGGCGATCCTTGATGTCTTCAAAGGCGATCTGGCCACCTTCGTTGCGCTGGTTGACCTGGATGATGTGGTAGCCGAACTGGGTTTCCACCAGGTTCGGGGTGATCTGGCCGGCGTCGGTACCGAATACCGCCTGTTCGAATTCCGGCACCATCTGGCCGCGGCCGAATTGGCCGAGATCGCCGCCCTGCTTGCCGGACGGGCAAGTGGAGTGCTCGCGTGCCAGATCGGCAAAGCGCGACGGGTTGGCCTGAACTTCAGCCAGCACGCCTTCCGCCTTGGCGCGGGCCAGGGTGGCGGACAGCTCGTCGCCGCTACCCAGCGGGAACAGGATGTGGCTGGCCTTGGCGCTGTCGCCTTGCTTGAATTGCTGCTGGTTGGCTTCGTAGTAGGCGATGCAGGCGGCTTCGTCGGCCGGAACGAATTGCAGTTCCTTGTCGAGCAGGGCGCCAATGGCCTGGCCTTCGTTGGCGGTATCAAAGCCGCTTTCCTGAGCCTTTTGCAGCAGCAGCTGGTGCAGTACCAGTTGCTGGATCGCGGCGTCGCGCGGGCTAGGGGTATCGGCGTGGTTTTCCAGCTCGGCTTGTACCATTGCGTCGGTAATTTCAACGCCGTTAACGATGATGGCCATGAGGTGTCCTGTCTGATGGTGGCACCGTGGTGCCGGTTTTGAAATAAGTGCAATGCAGGTGGGGCTGACGGCAGGAATCTCAATCCCGTGCTGCCGATTTCTCTGCCGCCGCTTGCGGCCAACCTTGTGCTGGGGATGCGCTGCAAGGCCGGGTGCGGCATTCGGCCGTCGCCAGACGGCGGCCCCGTAAAACTGCGCGCCATCTTAGCACGCGCGGCTCGCCTTTCCTTGTCGCGTGTCACGCGGATGCGTCTGCAGCTGGCTGGCCTTGCCAGTACCGCTGGCCGCGTTGGCGGCGACAGGGTTTAGCGCGGGTTGGCGCTACTGTTGCTGGCAGGCCAGTACCGCGCGCACGGTATTGAGGTGGATGGCGACGGTGTCGCTGATCGGCTCCGCGTAGCCGCCAGCCATCACCACCGCCAGCGGCCACTGTCGCGCCTCGCACAGCGCCAGCACCTGCGCGTCGCGCGCCTGCAGTCCGGCCATGCTCAGCTGCAGTCGTCCGAGGCGGTCGCCCTGGTACGGGTCGGCGCCGGCAAGGTAGAACACGATATCCGGCACAAAGTTGGCCGCAAGCTGCGCCAGCGCCGGTGCCAGTGCCGCGAGATAGACCACGTCGCCGCAGTCGTCGGCAAGGTCGACATCCAGCGTCGACGGGCTGCGGCGAAACGGAAAGTTCCTGGCGCCGTGCAGCGACAGCGTGAACACCGAGGCGTCGCCGGCGAAGATGGCGGCGGTGCCGTTGCCCTGGTGCACGTCGAGATCGATCACCGCCGCGCGGCGGATGCGGCCTTCCTGTTGCAGCACGCGGATGGCGACCGCGACATCGTTGAACACGCAGAAGCCGCTGCCCTGCTGGCAGTTGGCGTGATGGGTGCCGCCGGCCAGATTGATGCCGTGGCCGTGCAGCAGTGCCGAACGTGCCGCGGCGATGGTGGCGCCGGTGGAGCGGGCGCTACGCTCGACCAGTGCCGCGCTCCACGGCAGGCCGATCTCGCGCATGATCGCCGGGGCGATGCTGCCGTCGAGCATGGCCTGGATGTAGTCGGTATCGTGGGCCAGGGCCAGCTCCGCTGGCGTCGCCGCCGGTGCGGTCGCCATGTGTGCTGCGGCAATGGCCTCGACCGCGCTGGCCAGCAGCGCGTACTTCTCAGCCGGGAAACGGTGGCCGGCGGGGAGTGGCAGCGGGAACTGGTCGGTGCGGTAGATCTGCATCAGTCGGCCTTGAGCAGGGCGAAGCGCGGCACGCTGTGG
The nucleotide sequence above comes from Vogesella indigofera. Encoded proteins:
- a CDS encoding acyl-CoA-binding protein, whose product is MSDLKTQFEQAQKDVTTLAERPDNQTMLQLYSLFKQATAGDVSGERPGMMDFINRAKFDSWEKLKGQSAEEAMQNYINVVKSLMA
- a CDS encoding peptidylprolyl isomerase; this translates as MAIIVNGVEITDAMVQAELENHADTPSPRDAAIQQLVLHQLLLQKAQESGFDTANEGQAIGALLDKELQFVPADEAACIAYYEANQQQFKQGDSAKASHILFPLGSGDELSATLARAKAEGVLAEVQANPSRFADLAREHSTCPSGKQGGDLGQFGRGQMVPEFEQAVFGTDAGQITPNLVETQFGYHIIQVNQRNEGGQIAFEDIKDRLGQYLNEMAGRQAMHDYLTKLVSAAKIEGYTMPGLN
- a CDS encoding histone deacetylase family protein; amino-acid sequence: MQIYRTDQFPLPLPAGHRFPAEKYALLASAVEAIAAAHMATAPAATPAELALAHDTDYIQAMLDGSIAPAIMREIGLPWSAALVERSARSTGATIAAARSALLHGHGINLAGGTHHANCQQGSGFCVFNDVAVAIRVLQQEGRIRRAAVIDLDVHQGNGTAAIFAGDASVFTLSLHGARNFPFRRSPSTLDVDLADDCGDVVYLAALAPALAQLAANFVPDIVFYLAGADPYQGDRLGRLQLSMAGLQARDAQVLALCEARQWPLAVVMAGGYAEPISDTVAIHLNTVRAVLACQQQ
- a CDS encoding diguanylate cyclase domain-containing protein; the protein is MPPADQVQQLQAQLAAALAEIAHLKEKLDAALDGTGICIWQGHPQSGDLTVFNYQNFEIGDMAPHFGLWLAKLHPHDKQAVLDNYYAHLAGKTPCYEAVYRTFAPDGSVCWLWDRGRVVEWDDAGQPLRILGAHRDITQEKEHEAQLAMQARLDPLTGLANRRGLLDFLKNIDRRGGSYALAMVDVDHFKQFNDLHGHDIGDRVLIAIARSLSAPLSDYDLCGRWGGEEFLLVLGNADMAAANDVIVQLHQAVQRLTVSSGEQDLSTTVSIGLTVHQPGESFDEVLLRADRALLSAKRKGRNMVCRR
- a CDS encoding nucleotide sugar dehydrogenase gives rise to the protein MKQNFLSRIQDKSAVIGIVGLGYVGLPLMLRFAEVGYKVLGFDIDKNKVDSLQQGKSYIEHISADSIQLARERDFEATTDFSRAPEADALILCVPTPLNKYREPDLSFVLNTIDSLVPYLREGHLVSLESTTYPGTTDEELLPRIESRGFKIGENAFLVFSPEREDPGNPDFTTRTIPKVCGGVTEACQEVGVALYSAVIDKVVPVSSTRAAEMTKLLENIHRAVNIGLVNEMKIVADKMGIDIHEVIRAAATKPFGFVPYYPGPGLGGHCIPIDPFYLTWKAREYGVHTRFIELAGEVNSSMPDYVISKIAAALNQRKKAINGSKILVLGIAYKKNVDDMRESPSVFLMEKLRDLGADISYSDPHVPVFPKMREHHFELSSVALTAETLAAYDCILLATDHDRFDYELISKHSDLIVDSRGKYLQAAANVVKA